The Amaranthus tricolor cultivar Red isolate AtriRed21 chromosome 14, ASM2621246v1, whole genome shotgun sequence DNA window CTTCCTCTGATTTCTTCCTTAAATTCCTTCTTCCTCTAATTCTTTCGCATTCTTCCTCTGAATCCTTGATTCTGATTTTTGCAAGAAGAACAACAATGGTCGTCGTCTTCTTTGTCTTCGACCTTCGAAGGAAAACACAACCCTAACACCGTCCTCTTCATCTAATTTCGAAGCTACAATGTCGTTATTCATCTGATTTCGCTCCTGATTCTTCAAGAAACGTAGTCCTTTGCTTGTTTTTGGAAGGTGACGAATTGAAGCCCATCAAAAGCAGTCGAAATTTCCCTTCCTTGACCCAGATTCTACCAAAATGGGGGAGGTTTGAGTGAGATTTGGCCCTGATtgattaaacatcaaatccaaGTCAGAAAATCAagctttgaatttgaattctcGTTTCTTGTTATTACAAACAGAAGGTAATccttcttgatttctttccCTTATATAATCTTTCATTCATGTGTTAAACcctaaatgttgttgaattTTGGAATGTATATGAGTTAGTTAGATGAGTTATTAATTGGAAATTCATGGAAAATGTGTTATTAGTGAATGTTGAGTTAAGTTTGTCGAGTCTTGGGGGCTAATAAGAAAATatgaattaaggaaattatggTTTTGTTGAAGAGATGTTAGATATTGGTGAAAGAATTGAATAATTGGTGATCGTAATTAAAGTATGAGATTCCTTGGAAATCATTGATTTTACGAGGAATATTGGTTGTTTTAGTAAATGAACAAGGGGATATTCGTGAAGGATCATTAGATTCTTAGTGGTACACTGATCATGGATATCaattaacaaattgtgtttaaataataaaagaggATGATGATTATTGAGAAACCTCTAGTAGAGTGTAAATAGTCCTAGATTCTAGGACTAAGGGATGAACTTTGTTGGTTTGCCTAGATTCTTTAATATGTGTAAAAACGAACTTATGACATGAGATGTAGCAACGCCAGAATAGAGTCATATTTAAACCTTGGTTGTAGAAGGAGATGTAATAACTTATATATTAGTACAGTAGCATCGGACGCCCTTTTGTGATATTGTGATTTTTATGCTTTAGGAGGCGACAACGtcgaagaacccttctagttgatagctgtgATCAAGATTCGACTCTTTGAAGAGACATCGTAGGTGAGTAGTAGCAATCCCTTAAAGAGTCTaatcagactacattcttgaaaataaactttttactaaagctcttttgagattggaaattgttgagacaaatgttgttacaaatgcttatgctgatattatgatatggtcaatggatcaggcttgcgagctggtcattgacggagttgaggaacattgttccctgctccctgtttgaagcgaattgtcattgagatattgactagcttcgcccgagagtgacatagccttagagctatggatgttcctctcaactagactccctgtgcgcacatagatatagggaactgatgttgcttttaaacctatgatatgatttactgtgttttgttgttttggattgttacttctcattcagtttaatttgACCTtcttttgtttcaaattttttttaatttgtttacatATCCAAACCAGTCGGGAATGGTGGATTAGCGGAGTTGATTAGAGTTTCCAAGGATGTTATAATGAGCTGAGCGCGTTAGAGTTTTATAGTTTTGTACTAAGctttagtaatatatatatatatatatatatatatatatatatatatatatatatatatatatatatatatatatatatatgtatatatatatatataggtatatatatatatatatatatatatatatatatatatatatatatatatatatatatgtatatatatatatatgtatatgtatatatatatgtatatatatatatatatatatatgtatatatatatatatgtatatatatatatatatatatatatatatatatatatatatatatatatatatatatatatatatatatatatacatatatatatatatatatatatatatatatatatatatatatatatatatatatatatatatatatatatacacatatatatatatatacacatatatatatatatatacacatatatatatatacacatatatatatatatatatatatatatatatatatatatatatatatatatatatatgtatgtatatgtgtgtgtgtatatacatatatatatatatatatatatatatatatatatatatatatatattagtctaGACTGTACTGGTTATAATTGGACTTTTATAAAGACTTTTATGATAACTTTATGTATTAGATAGATGTTTggattgagaattagctgatTTAATGAACTAAAGACTCTTTGCGCAAGTTTTGGGATTGAAATTCGAGGTTCTTGGGAAgtaaaccccgtgatgaccctgtttattCAGTCAATGGTAAATCGGATTGTTACACAATCTCTATAGGACAAATACATGTTTTCTTATTGACTTCGCACTTGCTTGCAACTTATTACTCCCTAATACTTGATGCTTTTAATAAATAACTATACGTTTTGTtagaatttataaaataagtctGAATAATTCAAACAAAGAGGAAAGAGATAGCATACATACATACCCAAAGGAGGAGAAGAGATAATCATGTGTTTCAGAcgatttaaaatcgaaacttttgTCCATGTTGGTTTTTACATGATTGTGAAtccattaaatttaaattcgaATCAACGTTGGGTTAGATTCCAAAATCGATTAACGTCAGATCATCGAGTTTATTTTGGTCACCTCTTTTTCTATCATACTTCACATGCCTTCAATTAATACTCAAAAGCCAGAAAGCCAGGATGACATATACCATGACTAAATCATCTTGTAATACTACCTAATTTTAGGTGttattaaaattaaacctaGGAGAAATTTCATTTCATTGGTTCCTCCAAGTATATACTGAATCTTCTCTTCAATTTGTAGCTTAAAAAATTATCAGGatcaatttatttaaatttaatagaacAAGTCAATGAGAATCAGCATTTGATGAGGCATATCCTTTCACATTTAGAAGtaatctttttattaatatcaaaaaatataacaatttgGTGCCTCATATTCAAACAAAAAGCACAATATAAACTAAAAATCACATCTTTTCAGTTGAGATCAGATCATCATGGAAGAGAAGATCAATGTAAGGTTGCATGGATCATGGGCAAGCATATACTCAAAAAGGGTAGAATATGCCCTTAAAGTTAAGGGTATACCTTATGAGTATATAGAAGAGGATCTTAAAGACAAGAGCCAAGCCTTGTTAGAGTATAACCCTGTTCATAAAAAAGTTCCTATTTTAGTACACAATGGAAAACCTCTTGCTGAATCCCTGGTCATTCTCGAGTACATCGACGAAGTTTGGCCAACTCACACGCCTAGGCTGTTGCCCGATGATCCTTATGATCGGGCAAGAGTCCTATTCTGGGCGAATTTACTCACTCACCAGGTATGTACTCATTTAGTATATTACAAGAGATGTTATATAATACTTTTGCTTCAATTACTCTCAGTTCCTTAACTTTTATTCTCTGGCTTCGTGTTGACATAATTAGCTGCCAGAAATCGCGAAGAAAGTATTTTTTTGCAGCGGAGAAGCACAAGAAGAAGCCCTAAAAGAAATGCATGAGAAATTGAGCTTAATAGAGCATGAAATGGTGGATCTCATTCCAAAAGATGTGTCATATATCAAAAAAGAGACATTAGGAATACTAGACCTTCAAATTGTCACTCTATTTGCTGCACATAAAGCTCAAGAAGAAGTGCTTGGAAAGGCGCTTATAGACCCTGAAAAACACAAATTGATATATAATTGGGTTAACGCTGTTAAGGAACTGCCTTTTATCAAAGAGACTATTCCTCCACATGAGACATTGGTGGCTGCTCTTAGAAATTGGTCTGCATAAGAGTTTTCGAGTTTTGAAGCTTGTTTTAATGGTGTGATCTTTGATATGTGAATTTAGTAAACTTATACTACTCTGTTCTTTGAgtgtgttcaaaaccggataccaaGTCGACCTGTATATTTAAAAATGCAATCTGGTTTTGACTTGGATTAAACCGGGTACCTTATCCGGTTTGTGAAAATCGGACAAATTATCCAGATTTGAAAACTGATAAACCGGATCGGATATTTCGGATCGGGTTTAATGCACACCTCTGGTCAAAATACTCCTACGTAAATTACCAAATGTAGCGAATTTTGAGAAACGGGGAATATGTTTTGAAGTATGGATTGGGACATGTGTagttcaaaataattaatttgtggCACTATGAATTGTGATTTGTGGAGAGTAACATATGTATACATCATTTTGAGTGTTTTTTCTATGAATTCGTTTGTATTTGAGTGTTTATTTATGTATACAGGGTGTTTGGTGAATGggatgtatacatatatacttggTGTGTTTGTGTGATGCTAAATACCCTGAGCTGCCACCATTTCGCCATTGAGCCTCTATCTCCACCACCACATAAACCGTGAATTCTTCAACTGCGCAGTCATCACCATCATCTCCTCCACTTATAAACTCCACGTAGTTAAGCACGGAACCAATCTTGCAACCGCTACCATCACCACTTT harbors:
- the LOC130799175 gene encoding glutathione S-transferase U9-like, whose protein sequence is MEEKINVRLHGSWASIYSKRVEYALKVKGIPYEYIEEDLKDKSQALLEYNPVHKKVPILVHNGKPLAESLVILEYIDEVWPTHTPRLLPDDPYDRARVLFWANLLTHQLPEIAKKVFFCSGEAQEEALKEMHEKLSLIEHEMVDLIPKDVSYIKKETLGILDLQIVTLFAAHKAQEEVLGKALIDPEKHKLIYNWVNAVKELPFIKETIPPHETLVAALRNWSA